Proteins from one Gibbsiella quercinecans genomic window:
- a CDS encoding DedA family protein, which produces MNILAHYISEYGYWALFFGCLAEGETITLLGGIAAHEGLLHWPWVIAVVAFGGTLGDQLLYFAGRRYGERVISRLKGQQQRITRAQRLITRHPMLFVIGVRFMYGFRIIGPVLIGASKLPPSRFVPLNILGAILWATLFVMLGYFGGRAMEHVVAGFDKKLSSLLFVALVILVMLLVRHWWRRRKA; this is translated from the coding sequence ATGAACATCCTGGCACACTATATTAGCGAATACGGCTATTGGGCGCTGTTTTTCGGCTGCCTGGCGGAGGGGGAAACCATCACGCTGCTGGGCGGCATTGCGGCACATGAAGGGTTGCTGCACTGGCCGTGGGTGATTGCCGTGGTGGCGTTTGGTGGCACGCTGGGCGATCAATTGCTGTATTTTGCCGGGCGCCGCTATGGCGAACGGGTGATTTCACGCCTGAAAGGTCAGCAGCAACGCATCACGCGCGCACAACGGCTGATTACCCGCCACCCGATGCTGTTTGTGATCGGCGTGCGTTTTATGTATGGCTTTCGCATTATCGGCCCGGTCTTGATCGGCGCCAGCAAGCTGCCCCCGTCACGCTTTGTGCCGCTGAATATTCTGGGCGCCATCCTGTGGGCCACACTGTTCGTCATGCTGGGCTATTTTGGCGGCCGGGCAATGGAACACGTTGTTGCCGGCTTCGACAAAAAGCTCTCCAGCCTGCTGTTCGTCGCGTTGGTGATTCTGGTGATGTTGCTGGTGCGCCACTGGTGGCGCCGCCGTAAGGCCTAA
- the ansP gene encoding L-asparagine permease: MKSHNKSAHDKLAARRRWLDSHESGYHKSMGNRQIQMIAIGGSIGTGLFLGTGGRLEQAGPALALVYLACGIISFFILRALGELVLHRPSSGSFVSYAREFLGEKASYVAGWMYFLNWAMTGIVDITAVALYMHYWGTFADVPQWLFALCALGIVATMNMIGVKWFAEMEFWFALIKVAAIAAFLVVGVVLLGVGTPIDGNTTGMHLITENGGVFPHGLLPALVLMQGVIFAFAGVELIGTAAGECKDPEKMLPKAVNSVIWRIGLFYVGSVVLLVLLLPWNAYQAGQSPFVTFFSKLGVPYIGTIMNIVVLTAALSSLNSGLYSTGRILRSLSMGGSAPKLMSKMSSQKVPYAGILVTCCIYVLGVILNYLVPSQVFEIVLNIASLGIISSWAFIIICQMRLRKAIKEGKAKPVSFKMPGAPVTSWITLLFLLVVLVMMAFDYPNGTWTVATIPLLAVLLVLGWFGLRKRAAEVKHEQQALEEKTDR, from the coding sequence ATGAAATCACATAATAAATCTGCGCACGACAAGCTCGCAGCCAGAAGACGTTGGTTAGACTCCCATGAATCCGGTTACCACAAAAGCATGGGTAACCGGCAGATCCAAATGATCGCCATCGGTGGCTCGATCGGTACCGGGTTGTTCCTCGGCACCGGCGGCCGTCTGGAACAGGCCGGCCCGGCGCTGGCGCTGGTTTATCTGGCGTGCGGTATTATCTCTTTCTTCATTCTGCGCGCGCTGGGCGAGTTGGTGCTACACCGCCCAAGCAGCGGCAGCTTCGTCTCTTACGCCCGTGAATTTCTCGGCGAAAAAGCCTCGTACGTTGCCGGCTGGATGTACTTCCTCAACTGGGCAATGACCGGCATTGTCGATATCACCGCGGTCGCGCTTTATATGCACTATTGGGGAACCTTTGCCGACGTGCCGCAGTGGCTGTTCGCCCTGTGCGCGCTGGGTATCGTCGCCACCATGAACATGATCGGTGTGAAATGGTTCGCCGAAATGGAGTTCTGGTTTGCACTAATCAAAGTGGCCGCCATCGCCGCCTTTCTGGTGGTCGGCGTGGTGTTGCTCGGGGTTGGCACACCGATCGACGGCAACACCACCGGCATGCACCTGATCACTGAAAACGGCGGCGTATTCCCGCACGGCCTGCTGCCGGCACTGGTGCTGATGCAAGGGGTGATCTTCGCCTTCGCCGGCGTGGAATTGATCGGCACTGCCGCCGGTGAGTGCAAAGACCCGGAAAAAATGCTGCCCAAGGCGGTCAACAGTGTGATCTGGCGTATCGGCCTGTTTTACGTCGGCTCCGTGGTGCTGTTGGTGCTGCTGCTGCCGTGGAATGCCTACCAGGCAGGGCAAAGCCCGTTCGTCACCTTCTTTAGCAAGCTCGGCGTGCCTTATATCGGCACCATCATGAACATTGTGGTGCTCACCGCCGCGCTTTCCAGCCTGAACTCCGGGCTGTATTCCACCGGCCGTATTCTGCGTTCTCTGTCGATGGGCGGTTCCGCGCCGAAGCTGATGTCGAAGATGAGCAGCCAGAAGGTGCCCTATGCCGGCATTCTGGTCACCTGCTGCATCTATGTGCTGGGCGTGATTCTGAACTACCTGGTGCCATCCCAGGTGTTCGAAATTGTGCTTAACATCGCCTCGTTGGGCATTATCAGCTCATGGGCATTTATCATCATCTGCCAAATGCGCCTGCGCAAAGCCATCAAGGAAGGTAAAGCCAAGCCGGTTTCCTTCAAAATGCCGGGCGCGCCGGTCACCTCATGGATAACGCTGCTGTTCCTGCTGGTGGTGCTGGTCATGATGGCGTTTGACTACCCGAACGGCACCTGGACCGTGGCCACCATTCCGTTGCTGGCTGTGCTGCTGGTGCTTGGCTGGTTCGGCCTGCGTAAACGCGCGGCGGAAGTGAAACACGAGCAACAAGCGCTCGAAGAAAAAACCGACCGCTGA
- a CDS encoding ATP-grasp fold amidoligase family protein, with translation MWSWKKKMRSLIKRLYQAAPDFIYYQVGHYATHGSFVNFKNPRTFSEKIYHRMRYPREEFGQIADKVAVRKYIASRVSEKYMAPVILITEEFTAQDYQALPSAFVIKTNNASLQVMIVKDKTQVSFQDIQNTLKQWAKVTYWKRYREKHYANIPPKIIVEKLLDIEVNGEPIDYKVHVFNGKVPYLFVELLRGGAHPTSLEYLDEHCHHCFFIQDDIPQLNTLYEKPQFWDEMIDVAKAVSADLDYCRVDFYLTQEQIYIGELTLTPAAGNEVFLPHSTDRLLGDLMVQEW, from the coding sequence ATGTGGTCATGGAAGAAAAAAATGAGAAGCCTTATAAAACGCCTTTACCAGGCCGCACCCGATTTTATTTATTACCAGGTGGGCCATTATGCAACACACGGTTCCTTCGTTAACTTCAAGAATCCTCGAACTTTTTCAGAGAAAATTTACCATCGTATGCGTTACCCGCGTGAAGAATTCGGCCAGATTGCGGATAAGGTCGCGGTGCGTAAATATATCGCCAGCCGGGTGTCGGAAAAATATATGGCGCCGGTGATCCTGATAACCGAAGAATTTACCGCGCAGGATTACCAGGCTTTACCTTCTGCATTTGTTATCAAAACCAATAACGCCTCGTTGCAGGTGATGATTGTGAAGGATAAAACGCAGGTCTCGTTCCAGGATATTCAGAATACGCTGAAACAATGGGCAAAAGTCACCTACTGGAAACGCTATCGCGAAAAACACTATGCGAATATCCCGCCGAAAATCATTGTCGAAAAACTGCTGGATATTGAGGTTAATGGCGAGCCGATTGATTATAAAGTGCATGTTTTCAACGGCAAGGTGCCATATCTGTTTGTTGAGCTACTGCGTGGCGGGGCGCACCCGACCTCACTGGAATATCTGGATGAGCACTGCCACCACTGTTTCTTCATTCAGGATGACATCCCGCAGCTGAATACCCTGTATGAAAAGCCGCAGTTCTGGGATGAAATGATTGACGTCGCCAAGGCGGTGTCTGCGGATCTGGATTATTGCCGGGTCGATTTTTATCTGACGCAGGAACAGATCTATATTGGCGAACTGACACTAACCCCGGCGGCCGGCAATGAGGTGTTCCTGCCGCATTCAACCGATCGCCTGCTGGGGGATTTGATGGTGCAGGAGTGGTGA